A region from the Arachis ipaensis cultivar K30076 chromosome B01, Araip1.1, whole genome shotgun sequence genome encodes:
- the LOC107613903 gene encoding uncharacterized protein LOC107613903: protein MIVNGASDTVLCRCFPNYLDDPTLDWLCALPAGSISRFQQLAKLFEDHFAGSAIYLYDSDYLNTIKQGQNESLKDYMTRFTKDAISIPDLHPEVHLHAIKSELRPGKFQETIAVSKPKTLAEFREKAKGQIDIEELRQAQKFDKTNYRDKEKVHNSKKNFKLTPRFDSYTQFNAKREDIIKEILNSKLIKPPRKAGTYQDTKHVDKSKYCAFHQKHGHTTDECVVAKDLLERLARQGHIDKYIGGHIQKRTPTSAGNTPSEQPSRGKDKPSSTQYDQPRGIINCISGGGASGGSSNSARKRSFQTIYSVEGAQQDHQLIPQFPQMTFTQADFKSNIQNLDDPVSSQFNWEIY from the coding sequence ATGATCGTCAACGGTGCATCTGATACCGTTTTGTGTCGTTGTTTTCCAAATTATTTAGACGATCCTACACTTGATTGGCTTTGTGCTTTGCCTGCAGGTTCAATTTCGCGATTCCAACAACTGGCCAAGCTATTTGAGGACCACTTCGCTGGCTCCGCAATCTATCTGTATGACTCAGATTATCTGAATACAATTAAGCAAGGACAAAATGAAAGCCTGAAAGACTATATGACTCGTTTTACGAAGGACGCCATAAGCATACCTGATCTCCACCCTGAAGTTCACCTTCATGCCATCAAAAGCGAACTTCGACCTGGGAAATTCCAAGAGACGATCGCCGTATCTAAACCGAAAACACTCGCCGAGTTTCGAGAGAAAGCAAAAGGCCAGATTGATATCGAGGAGCTGAGACAAGCTCAGAAGTTCGACAAAACAAACTACAGAGACAAGGAAAAAGTGCATAACAgtaagaaaaattttaaactaaCCCCTCGTTTTGACTCTTATACACAGTTCAACGCTAAACGGGAGGATATAATCAAAGAGATCTTGAACTCCAAATTAATCAAACCACCAAGAAAGGCGGGGACATATCAGGATACAAAACACGTCGACAAATCTAAATACTGCGCCTTCCATCAGAAGCACGGCCACACAACCGACGAATGTGTCGTCGCAAAAGACCTCTTGGAACGGTTGGCTCGGCAAGGGCACATTGACAAGTATATTGGAGGGCACATTCAAAAACGTACTCCAACCTCGGCAGGCAATACTCCATCTGAGCAACCAAGCCGAGGAAAGGACAAGCCATCCTCGACCCAGTATGACCAACCACGAGGTATCATCAATTGTATTTCAGGAGGAGGTGCTAGTGGAGGCTCATCCAATTCAGCTAGGAAAAGATCTTTCCAAACAATATACTCGGTAGAAGGAGCACAGCAGGACCACCAACTAATCCCTCAATTCCCCCAAATGACATTCACACAAGCAGATTTCAAATCCAATATTCAAAATTTAGATGACCCCGTGTCATCACAATTCAATTGGGAGATCTACTAG
- the LOC107638025 gene encoding uncharacterized protein LOC107638025 (The sequence of the model RefSeq protein was modified relative to this genomic sequence to represent the inferred CDS: added 60 bases not found in genome assembly) has product MGFESYVVVHNIAKRHNVGTLARSATAFGVSELILVGRRDFNSFGSHGSSAHLRFRHFHSLHDARQFLKEKDFDICGVEITENAMPVNQHPFKKSTAFLLGNEGTGLSAKECEICDFFVYIPQYGGGTASLNVTVAASIVLHHFGVWAGFGERSRDGNKFVVAERPVKQVRRNFCTETEDDIVEERKARRENAANGFFDENENNNSSSNMLDALFVDG; this is encoded by the exons ATGGGATTTGAGAGCTACGTGGTGGTTCACAACATTGCCAAAAGGCACAACGTTGGCACGCTTGCTCGAAGCGCCACTGCCTTCGGTGTTTCGGAGCTCATCCTAGTCGGTCGCCGTGATTTCAACTCCTTCGGCAGCCATGGCTCC GAGAAAGACTTCGATATTTGTGGAGTGGAGATCACCGAGAATGCCATGCCCGTGAACCAGCATCCTTTCAAAAAAAGCACGGCTTTCCTACTCGGCAACGAG GGTACAGGCCTTTCTGCTAAAGAATGTGAGATATGTGACTTCTTTGTATATATCCCACAATATGGAGGTGGCACTGCTTCTTTGAATGTTACTGTTGCTGCTTCAATTGTTCTGCATCATTTTGGAG TCTGGGCAGGTTTTGGAGAGAGATCTCGTGATGGGAACAAATTTGTTGTGGCTGAGAGACCTGTAAAGCAGGTTCGACGAAATTTCTGCACTGAAACAGAAGATGATATCGTTGAAGAACGTAAAGCTAGAAGAgaaaatgctgccaatggtttcTTTGATGAGAACGAAAACAACAATTCATCTTCAAACATGCTTGATGCATTATTTGTTGATGGCTGA
- the LOC107638036 gene encoding LOW QUALITY PROTEIN: pyruvate, phosphate dikinase, chloroplastic-like (The sequence of the model RefSeq protein was modified relative to this genomic sequence to represent the inferred CDS: substituted 1 base at 1 genomic stop codon), with translation MAMSRQRVFTFGKGRSEGNKAMKALLGGKGANLAEMASIGLSVPPGLTISTEACQEYQDNGKKLPDGLWDEILEGLTFVESEMGTSLGNPSKPLLLSVRSGAAISMPGMMDTVLNLGLNDEVVTGLAAKSGERFAYDSYRRFLDMFGDVVMGIPHSLFEEKLKNLKGRKGVKLDTDLIASDLKDVVEQYKNVYLEAKGESFPSDPMQQLELAIKAVFNSWDSPRAIKYRSINKIYGLKGTAVNIQSMVFGNMGTTSGTGVLFTRNPSTGEKKLYGEFLINAQGEDVVSGIRTPEDLEMMKTCMPEAYKELEENCEILEKQYKDMMDIEFTVQENRLWMLQCRSGKRTGKGAVKIAVDMVKEGLVGIRSAIKMVEPRHLDQLLHPQFEDPSAYKDKVIATGLPASPGAAIGQIVFTADDAEAWHCXKVRTETSAEDVGGMHAAAGILTERGGMTSHAAVVARGWGKCCVAGCSGILVNDTEKVVVVGDKVLPEGEWISLNGSTGEVILGKQPLSPPTLSDDLATFMSWADETRHLKVMANVDTPADALTARQNGAQGIGLCRTEHMFFASDERIKAVRLMIVAITPEQRKAAIDLLLPYQRSDFEGIFRAMDGLPVTIRLLDPPLHEFIPQGELHHIVRELTSETGINEEEIFSRIEKLSEVNPMLGCRGCRLGISYPELTEMQVRAIFEAAVSVSNHGIKVLPEIMVPLVGTPQELKHQVSLIRNVAVKVFSERGSSLSYKVGTMIEVPRATLIADEIAEEAEFFSFGTNDLTQMTFGYSRDDVGKFLPIYLSTGILQNDPFEVLDQKGVGQLIKICIEKGRAARPNLEVGICGEHGGEPSSVAFFAKVGLDYVSCSPYRVPIASLAAAQVAVEDGN, from the exons ATGGCGATGTCTAGACAGCGGGTATTCACTTTTGGCAAGGGCAGAAGTGAGGGAAACAAGGCCATGAAGGCCTTG TTGGGAGGAAAAGGGGCGAACCTGGCAGAAATGGCAAGCATTGGGTTATCAGTGCCTCCTGGACTGACCATATCAACAGAAGCTTGTCAAGAGTATCAGGACAACGGCAAGAAGCTACCTGATGGCCTCTGGGATGAGATTCTTGAAGGCCTTACTTTTGTGGAGTCAGAGATGGGAACCTCCCTTGGGAATCCTTCTAAGCCTCTCCTCCTCTCTGTGCGCTCTGGCGCCGCG ATTTCCATGCCTGGAATGATGGACACAGTTCTCAATCTTGGACTCAATGATGAAGTCGTTACTGGCTTGGCTGCAAAAAGTGGAGAGCGCTTCGCTTATGATTCATACAGACGTTTCTTGGACATGTTTGGAGATGTT GTAATGGGTATTCCACACTCATTGTTTGAAGAAAAGTTAAAGAATCTAAAAGGTAGAAAAGGTGTCAAACTTGACACTGATCTAATAGCATCTGATCTCAAGGATGTGGTTGAGCAATACAAGAATGTCTACCTCGAAGCCAAGGGAGAAAGTTTTCCTTCAG ATCCAATGCAGCAGCTAGAATTAGCGATTAAAGCAGTTTTCAACTCTTGGGATAGTCCAAGGGCCATTAAGTACAGGAGtattaataaaatatatgggCTAAAGGGAACCGCTGTGAACATTCAAAGCATGGTGTTTGGCAACATGGGCACTACTTCAGGAACTGGCGTCCTGTTCACGCGAAATCCAAGCACCGGCGAAAAGAAACTCTATGGGGAGTTTCTGATTAATGCTCAG GGAGAGGATGTAGTTTCCGGAATCAGGACACCCGAGGATTTGGAGATGATGAAAACTTGCATGCCGGAAGCTTACAAGGAACTTGAGGAGAACTGTGAAATATTGGAGAAGCAATACAAGGATATGATG GATATTGAGTTCACTGTTCAAGAAAATAGGTTGTGGATGTTGCAGTGCCGAAGTGGAAAACGTACTGGTAAAGGTGCCGTCAAAATAGCTGTTGATATGGTTAAGGAAGGACTTGTTGGTATTCGTTCTGCAATCAAGATGGTAGAGCCACGCCATCTTGATCAACTTCTTCACCCTCAG TTTGAGGATCCATCTGCTTACAAGGACAAAGTGATTGCCACGGGCTTGCCTGCTTCCCCTGGAGCTGCAATAGGGCAGATTGTGTTCACTGCTGATGATGCAGAGGCATGGCATTGTTGAAAGGTGAGGACAGAGACAAGTGCAGAGGATGTTGGCGGTATGCATGCAGCTGCTGGGATCTTGACAGAGAGAGGTGGTATGACATCTCATGCTGCCGTTGTAGCCCGCGGATGGGGGAAGTGTTGTGTGGCTGGCTGCTCTGGTATACTTGTAAATGACACCGAAAAG GTGGTGGTAGTTGGGGATAAGGTGCTCCCGGAAGGAGAATGGATATCACTTAATGGGTCCACCGGTGAGGTGATACTAGGAAAGCAACCACTTTCTCCTCCAACTCTAAGTGATGATCTGGCAACCTTCATGTCTTGGGCTGATGAAACAAGGCATCTGAAG GTAATGGCAAATGTTGACACACCTGCAGATGCACTAACAGCTAGACAGAATGGTGCCCAAGGAATTGGACTGTGCAGGACCGAACacatg TTTTTTGCCTCAGACGAGAGGATAAAGGCTGTGAGGTTGATGATAGTAGCCATTACACCAGAACAGAGGAAAGCCGCAATTGACCTGTTGCTACCTTATCAGAGATCAGATTTCGAGGGGATCTTCCGCGCAATGGACGGTCTCCCGGTGACAATCCGATTATTGGATCCTCCACTTCATGAGTTTATTCCCCAGGGTGAGTTGCATCACATTGTCAGGGAGCTAACTTCGGAGACAGGAATCAATGAAGAAGAAATCTTCTCTAGGATTGAAAAACTATCAGAAGTGAATCCCATGCTTGGTTGCCGAGGCTGCAG GCTAGGAATCTCATACCCGGAACTAACTGAGATGCAGGTTCGTGCAATCTTTGAGGCTGCAGTTTCAGTGAGTAACCATGGCATTAAAGTTCTGCCGGAAATAATGGTTCCACTTGTCGGTACACCTCAG GAGTTGAAGCACCAAGTGAGTTTAATAAGAAATGTTGCTGTGAAAGTGTTCTCTGAGAGGGGTTCCTCTCTAAGCTATAAAGTAGGAACCATGATCGAGGTCCCTAGAGCTACCCTGATTGCAGATGAG ATTGCAGAGGAAGCAGAATTCTTTTCATTTGGAACCAATGACCTTACCCAAATGACATTTGGGTACAGCAGAGATGATGTTGGCAAATTTCTTCCTATTTACCTGTCAACCGGCATTCTGCAGAATGATCCATTTGAG GTACTTGACCAGAAGGGTGTTGGTCAACTCATCAAGATTTGCATAGAAAAGGGACGTGCTGCTAGACCAAACTTAGAG GTTGGAATATGTGGAGAGCATGGTGGTGAACCATCCTCTGTTGCATTCTTTGCCAAAGTTGGTCTTGACTATGTTTCCTGTTCTCCCTATAG GGTTCCAATTGCTAGCCTTGCAGCAGCTCAAGTTGCAGTGGAAGATGGGAATTGA
- the LOC107619961 gene encoding uncharacterized protein LOC107619961, whose product MACTAVGCLIKLLPTGTMFVFHFVNPILTNSGKCSSAANRVLSATLLAICAFFCFFSSFTDSYIDPTNKNRRRYGIVTAKGLWTLPLEKPEIKSVDLSRYRLRSVDFVHGALSMVVFAVLSLLDRNTVQCMYPGFKSTGNRMVQVIPLVIGVVAGSVFMVFPNTRHGIGYPKPDGDDHDSNIVPPQTPPPKCASSI is encoded by the coding sequence ATGGCATGCACAGCAGTTGGGTGCCTCATAAAGCTTCTCCCAACGGGGACAATGTTCGTCTTCCATTTCGTGAACCCCATCCTAACAAACTCCGGTAAGTGCAGCAGCGCCGCCAACAGGGTCCTATCCGCCACTCTTCTCGCAATCTGTgccttcttctgcttcttctcttccttcACAGACAGTTACATCGATCCAACCAACAAAAACCGGAGGCGCTACGGAATCGTGACCGCCAAGGGACTCTGGACTCTTCCACTTGAGAAGCCCGAGATCAAAAGCGTTGACTTGTCACGTTACAGGCTGAGGTCTGTGGACTTTGTGCACGGGGCGTTGTCGATGGTGGTGTTCGCGGTGCTGAGCCTGCTTGACAGAAACACAGTGCAGTGCATGTACCCTGGCTTTAAGTCGACGGGGAACAGAATGGTGCAGGTGATTCCGTTGGTGATTGGAGTGGTCGCCGGTTCGGTTTTCATGGTGTTCCCTAACACACGCCATGGAATCGGATACCCCAAGCCTGATGGTGATGATCATGATTCTAACATTGTCCCCCCACAAACCCCACCCCCTAAATGCGCTAGTAGTATTTAG
- the LOC107638063 gene encoding uncharacterized protein LOC107638063 — protein MATEILRPQDCLIERIRVPPASFSRRRNYPNNYSNYHNSNNFSNQHAAASRSSSRKPVTRPDQRKRAVVASSPPLVAEAAALPLRRPSSADDSRLSRSSGLAVDKVTILRRGQSLDSTTAPAVNSDMYAGSAFAVSPSPSALPLPSFQTKKQPSPAVDDSATRDLRRLLRLE, from the coding sequence ATGGCAACGGAGATTTTGCGGCCTCAGGATTGTTTAATTGAACGGATCAGGGTTCCTCCGGCGTCGTTTTCGCGGCGGAGAAATTACCCCAACAACTACAGTAACTATCATAATAGTAATAATTTTAGCAATCAGCATGCGGCGGCATCAAGATCCAGCTCCCGGAAGCCCGTTACCCGACCCGATCAGAGGAAACGGGCTGTAGTTGCCAGTTCACCCCCTCTAGTTGCAGAGGCCGCCGCGCTGCCATTAAGGAGACCTAGCAGCGCTGACGATTCTAGGTTGTCCAGGAGTAGCGGTTTGGCGGTCGATAAGGTGACGATTCTCCGGAGGGGGCAGTCGCTGGATTCGACGACGGCGCCCGCCGTGAATAGCGACATGTATGCTGGATCAGCGTTCGCGGTGTCTCCGTCGCCTAGCGCGCTCCCTCTTCCTTCTTTTCAGACGAAGAAGCAGCCCTCTCCGGCGGTGGATGACTCCGCAACCAGAGATCTGAGGCGTCTGCTCCGGCTCGAGTAA